Proteins found in one Saccharomyces mikatae IFO 1815 strain IFO1815 genome assembly, chromosome: 5 genomic segment:
- the SAP1 gene encoding putative AAA family ATPase SAP1 (similar to Saccharomyces cerevisiae SAP1 (YER047C); ancestral locus Anc_7.215) yields MEPQRGHHILTRLTKIRRRPQQPLTDFTELYSRIANETIYYLNLEEKKQYKEALQGWKALTTDVLFKQTLIEHSYPNTQSYTKDELSLQNGIRELYHKSVMHLERVQKLIHEGPNKKDLPSKTYSNRSSSFTRTTESPPVFQMVPGRMMKTLRNRNACSYRNAYSSSSLSSPINNISSKRREETENIKVNFVPSKPLSNITSKQHKKSVGHDDLLPKKETETYSERYMSEQILIDLTNDEDDHDGILEEPHLFDEEDSEDFEFDVSDYYDNFSEIGKEEEQPINTSKTLDEIQQHMSDLSVTSSVSSSKSTGSLKSIPEPSLRFLPNTAPALPSLPPPPISSIDRASSTDAVKSNSSEASTIMDPLKTKHPQISKLVKNNHAPYLKGTKSTPTLIVKSTPTYVTRSKSNTKSSTKSTASSPTSSLTAPKSVLQKPKTAAMAAKKVLNSKKIVNSSAVNTTKKSRPVLKSKTPKVSTSSLKKTSNHPSRPVSNSKISIQSASVNKKPMKNQTTSTNKTNRKISAQRKINSPKMREPKTEFATENDTPLDEERKNSDVDKKVLREILEDEIIDSLQGVDKQAAKQIFAEIVVHGDEVHWDDIAGLESAKYSLKEAVVYPFLRPDLFRGLREPVRGMLLFGPPGTGKTMLARAVATESHSTFFSISASSLTSKYLGESEKLVRALFAIAKKLSPSIIFVDEIDSIMGSRNNENENESSRRIKNEFLVQWSSLSSAAAGSNKNDTDNSNTDGNEDDSRVLVLAATNLPWSIDEAARRRFVRRQYIPLPEEQTRYVQLKKLLSYQKHTLSASDFDELVKITEGFSGSDITSLAKDAAMGPLRDLGDKLLETERDMIRPIGLSDFKNSLEYIKPSVSQDGLVKYESWASQFGSSGS; encoded by the coding sequence ATGGAGCCACAAAGAGGTCACCATATTTTAACAAGGCTAACTAAAATACGCAGAAGGCCACAGCAACCTTTAACAGACTTTACTGAACTTTACAGTAGAATTGCTAATGAAACAATATATTACTTGAACctagaagagaagaaacaatATAAGGAAGCATTGCAAGGCTGGAAAGCGCTTACCACTGACGTACTTTTCAAACAAACGTTAATAGAGCACAGCTATCCAAATACCCAATCGTATACTAAGGATGAGCTTAGTCTTCAGAACGGTATTCGAGAACTGTACCACAAAAGTGTTATGCATTTAGAAAGAGTGCAAAAATTGATTCACGAAGGGCCTAACAAGAAGGATCTGCCGTCTAAAACATACAGCAATCGTAGCTCATCTTTTACCAGGACTACAGAATCGCCACCTGTATTCCAAATGGTTCCGGGAAGAATGATGAAAACGCTAAGGAATAGGAATGCATGCAGCTATAGAAATGCGTACTCAAGCTCCTCGCTATCATCACCTATTAACAATATATCCTCGAAACGTAGAGAAGAAACGGAAAACATCAAAGTGAATTTTGTGCCCTCCAAGCCTCTTTCTAATATAACAAGCAAACAACACAAGAAATCTGTCGGGCACGATGATTTGTTACCCAAGAAAGAAACGGAGACATATTCAGAAAGATATATGTCGGAACAAATATTGATAGATTTGACtaacgatgaagatgatcaTGATGGAATTTTAGAAGAGCCTCATctatttgatgaagaagatagtgaagattttgaatttgatgtTTCTGATTATTATGATAACTTTTCCgaaattggaaaagaagaagaacagcCCATAAACACGTCAAAAACTTTAGACGAAATCCAACAACATATGTCTGATTTGTCCGTCACTTCTTCTGTATCTAGTAGCAAGAGTACGGgttctttgaaaagtatTCCTGAACCATCTCTACGATTTTTACCTAATACAGCGCCCGCTCTTCCTTCATTGCCTCCACCTCCTATATCAAGTATTGATAGAGCATCTAGTACTGACGCTGTAAAATCAAATAGTTCAGAAGCCTCTACTATCATGGATCCCTTAAAGACTAAACATCCTCAAATATCAAAGTTggtaaaaaataatcatgCACCGTATCTGAAGGGCACCAAGTCAACACCTACTCTTATTGTTAAATCTACGCCAACCTATGTTACAAGATCCAAAAGTAATACAAAATCATCTACCAAATCCACTGCGTCATCTCcgacttcttctttgacaGCGCCGAAGTCTGTTCTCCAAAAGCCGAAGACTGCTGCAATGGCAGCCAAGAAAGTATTAAATAGCAAAAAGATTGTGAACAGTTCTGCAGTTAACACCACGAAAAAGAGTCGTCCTGTTTTGAAATCCAAAACACCAAAAGTTTCAACTAGTagtttgaagaaaacgaGCAATCATCCTTCCCGACCTGTTAGTAATTCGAAAATATCTATTCAAAGCGCATCTGTAAACAAGAAAccaatgaaaaatcaaactaCATCCACCAATAAGACGAACCGAAAAATATCAGcacaaagaaagattaaTTCACCTAAAATGAGAGAACCTAAAACAGAATTTGCCACTGAAAATGACACTCCATTGGAtgaggaaagaaaaaattcagatGTAGACAAAAAAGTTCTAAGAGAAATcttagaagatgaaattatCGATAGTTTACAAGGTGTGGATAAACAAGCTGCAAAGCAAATTTTTGCCGAAATTGTGGTTCATGGAGATGAAGTTCATTGGGATGATATTGCTGGTTTAGAAAGTGCTAAATACTCTTTGAAGGAAGCAGTTGTTTATCCATTTTTAAGACCGGATTTATTTAGGGGGCTACGTGAACCGGTTAGAGGGATGCTTTTATTTGGCCCTCCAGGCACAGGTAAAACAATGCTGGCAAGAGCTGTAGCCACAGAGTCGCATTCGACGTTTTTCTCTATTAGCGCTTCCAGTTTGACGTCCAAGTATTTGGgtgaaagtgaaaaattagtAAGGGCGCTGTTTGCGATCGCCAAGAAACTGTCTCCTTCGATTATCTTCGTAGATGAAATTGACTCCATTATGGGCAGTAGGAAtaacgaaaatgaaaatgaatcgAGCAGGAGGATAAAAAATGagtttcttgttcaatGGTCATCTTTATCTAGTGCTGCAGCTGGTTCAAACAAAAACGATACCGACAACTCCAATACAGATGGCAATGAAGATGACTCAAGGGTTTTGGTACTTGCCGCAACAAACTTGCCCTGGTCAATAGATGAAGCtgcaagaagaagatttgtCAGAAGACAATATATTCCATTACCAGAAGAGCAAACTAGGTACGTTCAACTCAAAAAACTCCTATCCTATCAAAAACACACTTTATCGGCATCAGATTTTGATGAACTTGTAAAGATTACTGAAGGATTTTCCGGGAGTGATATAACATCCTTGGCAAAGGATGCCGCTATGGGCCCTTTAAGAGATCTCGGTGACAAGTTATTGGAGACGGAGAGGGATATGATAAGACCTATAGGTCTTTcagatttcaaaaatagtTTGGAGTATATCAAGCCTTCCGTATCTCAAGACGGACTAGTGAAGTACGAATCCTGGGCTTCACAATTTGGATCATCTGGTTCATGA
- the CAJ1 gene encoding Caj1p (similar to Saccharomyces cerevisiae CAJ1 (YER048C); ancestral locus Anc_7.217) has protein sequence MVKETEYYDILGIKPEATSTEIKKAYRRKAMETHPDKHPDDPDAQAKFQAVGEAYQVLSDPGLRSKYDEFGKEDAVPQQGFEDASEYFTAIFGGDGFKNWIGEFSLFKELNEATEMLGKDDDEANAANNTGKADETTDGGMVKHDSDKAESLKKDKLSKEQREKLLEMERKRREDMMKQVDELAEKLNEKISRYLIAIKSNNLEEFTRKLDQEIEDLKLESFGLELLYLLARVYKTKANNFIMSKRTYGFSKIFTGTRDNARSVKSAYNLLSTGLEAQKAMEKMSEVNTDELDQYERAKFESTMAGKALGVMWAMSKFELERKLKDVCNKILNDKKVPSKERIAKAKAMLFIAHKFASARRSPEEAEEARVFEELILGEQEKEHKKHTVAR, from the coding sequence ATGGTGAAGGAAACGGAATACTATGATATTTTAGGGATCAAGCCTGAGGCCACCTCTACTGAAATTAAAAAGGCCTATCGTAGGAAGGCCATGGAAACACATCCTGACAAGCATCCTGACGACCCAGATGCCCAGGCTAAGTTTCAAGCTGTAGGTGAAGCCTACCAAGTCTTGAGTGATCCAGGGCTTCGTTCCAAATATGACGAGTTTGGTAAGGAAGATGCTGTTCCGCAACAAGGGTTTGAGGATGCTTCTGAATACTTCACAGCAATATTTGGTGGTGACGGTTTTAAAAATTGGATTGgtgaattttctttattcaaagaactaAATGAGGCCACAGAAATGCTTGGGaaggatgatgatgaggcAAACGCAGCCAATAACACTGGCAAAGCAGATGAAACCACTGATGGTGGAATGGTTAAGCACGATTCTGATAAGGCTgaaagtttaaaaaaagataagcTTTCCAAAGAGCAAAGAGAGAAGCTATTggaaatggaaagaaaaagacgGGAAGATATGATGAAGCAAGTTGATGAGCTGGCAGAGAAACTGAACGAAAAAATTTCTAGGTATCTAATTGCCATCAAGTCTAATAACTTGGAAGAATTCACGCGAAAGTTAGATCAGGAAATTGAGGATTTAAAATTAGAAAGTTTTGGCTTAGAGTTATTGTATTTATTGGCCCGAGTTTACAAGACAAAGGCAAATAATTTCATCATGTCTAAGAGGACTTATGgattttccaaaatattCACAGGTACACGTGACAATGCCAGATCGGTGAAGTCAGCCTATAATTTATTGTCGACAGGCTTAGAGGCCCAAAAAGCTATGGAAAAAATGAGTGAAGTCAATACTGATGAGCTGGACCAATATGAGCGCGCCAAGTTTGAATCTACAATGGCTGGTAAGGCACTTGGTGTCATGTGGGCTATGTCCAAGTTTGAACTGGAAAGGAAATTAAAAGACGTTTGCAACAAGATTCTAAATGATAAAAAGGTTCCTTCAAAAGAACGTATTGCAAAGGCGAAAGCAATGCTGTTTATTGCCCACAAGTTTGCTAGTGCTAGGAGGTCACCAGAAGAAGCCGAAGAAGCTAGAGtgtttgaagaattaaTTCTCGgtgaacaagaaaaggaacaCAAGAAACACACAGTTGCCAGATAA
- the ISD11 gene encoding Isd11p, which produces MPGFTAPTRRQVLSLYKEFIKNANQFNNYNFREYFLTKTRNTFKKNINLEDPKVLMNLFKEAKNELGVLKRQSVISQMYTFDRLVVEPLQGRKH; this is translated from the coding sequence atgCCTGGTTTTACAGCTCCAACAAGAAGACAGGTGTTGTCTTTATACAAGGAGTTTATCAAGAATGCCAATCAGTTCAATAATTACAACTTCAGAGAGTACTTCTTAACTAAAACAAGGAAtacttttaaaaaaaacattaaCTTGGAAGATCCAAAGGTGCTAATGAACCTATTCAAGGAAGCTAAGAATGAATTGGGtgttttgaaaagacaGTCTGTTATTTCCCAGATGTACACGTTTGACCGACTAGTCGTTGAACCTTTGCaaggaagaaaacattAA
- the TPA1 gene encoding oxidative DNA demethylase (similar to Saccharomyces cerevisiae TPA1 (YER049W); ancestral locus Anc_7.220) → MKRKTSEVKDGKERDSKQISLEEDKIKGLFNPKIWDRTFQDGLKKEIEDSQPYNWGTIHELINDDLLRAVRKEIETEIHFTKKETDIYRVNQSGDLANLSGLDWNDLSRLPNLFKLRQILYSKQYRDFFGYVTKAGKLSGSKTDMSINTYTKGCHLLTHDDVIGSRRISFILYLPDPDRKWKSHYGGGLRLFPSILPNVPHSDPSAKLVPQFNQIAFFKVLPGFSFHDVEEVRVDKHRLSIQGWYHIPQVGEEGYIPGEEEAWVRNNTSTLAQIESNVLEDFEFPKDERDILSFHEVKHFEKMLKGNVDASEDNAAKGSMTSIISDSIKLSEAEFAYLSQYISPEHLRSEGIENLQKRFVENSSLQIESFLNNDKSELLKKIIKQKELEQECPYHSKDVKTPWKTAIPPHKARYLYIDGKGYRNFQSEADILEALNNNDLPNFQFTKDAIKIISDASGISKENNFDAELALIDLAIFYKSTIFKKYLTLLTSLCPVSEQVLIRRFRPGMDFTLATKCRFNELLKSNPDILDAVLEGTLCLTPSVGWESGELGGYELYMMDDDEDNKQYLKEDVEDASVYRADDSGDSVLINDPPSWNTFNLVLRDESVLEFVKYVSWSAKSSRWDVKMKWDVKTCDEDDQEDEGQAVNSS, encoded by the coding sequence atgaaaagaaagactTCAGAAGTCAAAGATGGGAAGGAAAGGGATTCCAAGCAGATTTCtcttgaagaagacaaGATAAAGGGTTTGTTTAATCCAAAGATCTGGGACAGGACATTCCAGGATGGtctgaaaaaagaaattgaagacTCCCAACCTTATAACTGGGGTACTATTCATGAGTTAATTAATGATGATCTACTTCGTGCTGTTcgtaaagaaattgaaactGAGATCCATTtcaccaaaaaagaaactgatATTTATAGAGTTAACCAAAGTGGTGACTTGGCCAATCTATCAGGTTTGGACTGGAACGACTTATCTCGTTTGCCCAATTTGTTTAAACTGCGTCAAATTCTGTATTCCAAACAATATAGAGATTTTTTTGGCTATGTTACCAAAGCTGGTAAATTATCCGGTTCCAAGACCGATATGAGCATTAACACCTACACAAAGGGTTGTCATTTGTTGACTCATGATGACGTCATTGGTTCTAGAAGAATTAGTTTCATTTTATATCTACCCGACCCTGACAGAAAATGGAAATCGCATTATGGTGGTGGCTTGAGACTTTTCCCAAGTATATTACCAAACGTTCCACATTCTGATCCATCAGCCAAATTAGTTCCACAATTCAACCAGATcgctttcttcaaagttttgccgggtttttctttccacGATGTCGAGGAAGTTAGAGTTGATAAGCACAGGTTATCTATTCAAGGCTGGTACCATATTCCACAAGTTGGTGAAGAAGGCTACATTCCaggtgaagaagaagcatGGGTACGTAACAATACTTCAACTTTGGCACAGATCGAATCTAATGTTTTAGAAGATTTTGAGTTTCCAAAGGATGAGAGAGATATCTTGTCGTTTCACGAAGTTAAGCACTTTGAAAAGATGCTGAAGGGTAATGTTGATGCGAGTGAAGATAATGCCGCCAAGGGTTCTATGACTAGTATAATTTCTGATTCAATTAAGTTGTCTGAAGCCGAGTTCGCTTATCTCTCTCAATACATCTCTCCTGAACATTTAAGATCAGAAGGTATCGAAAATCTACAGAAGCGGTTTGTTGAGAACTCTTCTCTACAGATTGAGtcttttttgaacaatGATAAATCCgaattgttgaagaaaattattaaacaaaaagaactaGAACAGGAATGTCCTTATCATTCAAAAGATGTGAAGACACCGTGGAAAACTGCTATTCCTCCACATAAAGCCCGTTATTTATACATCGATGGTAAGGGATATCGTAATTTCCAATCAGAAGCTGATATTCTTGAGGCGTTAAATAACAATGATCTGCCAAACTTTCAGTTTACTAAAGATGCCATTAAAATTATCTCCGATGCTTCCGGTATTAGCAAGGAAAACAATTTTGATGCTGAGTTAGCGTTGATTGATCTAGCTATATTTTACAAAAGCAcgattttcaagaaatatttGACATTATTGACTTCTTTGTGCCCAGTCAGTGAACAAGTTTTAATCAGAAGGTTTAGGCCTGGTATGGATTTCACATTGGCAACCAAATGTCGTTTTAATGAACTTTTAAAAAGCAACCCAGATATTCTGGATGCTGTATTGGAAGGTACTTTGTGTTTGACACCTTCTGTTGGTTGGGAATCAGGAGAACTTGGTGGTTATGAATTGTACATGATGgacgatgatgaagataataAGCAATACTTAAAAGAAGACGTTGAAGATGCTTCTGTTTATCGTGCGGATGACAGTGGTGATTCAGTCTTGATAAATGATCCACCCTCTTGGAATACTTTCAACCTGGTTTTGAGAGATGAAAGTGTTTTGGAATTTGTGAAGTATGTTAGTTGGAGTGCTAAATCTAGTAGATGGGATGTCAAAATGAAGTGGGATGTCAAAACAtgtgatgaagatgaccaagaagatgaaggtCAAGCCGTTAACTCGTCTTGA